The Rhea pennata isolate bPtePen1 chromosome 9, bPtePen1.pri, whole genome shotgun sequence genome has a segment encoding these proteins:
- the ZBBX gene encoding zinc finger B-box domain-containing protein 1: MNINDFVVLPGSKTGTSVRLKAKNVRELQLEKVQLELENKEMEKKLRQLQSNMNREKEERKKSRAYHWRYGQAGPMTIQARVLSQSHKNTKVSSGTVKLKILKEQIEEPVKQSNVVAYEASEMKRIPCGQCETSSALQTESCIPVGELEAVHRFCKEINLDESKIHLEQKKTNTRHQLTSDKSSSLTSVGSAEPSESIWTGLERQESGLLLRGMFNEEESTQSFQEALTQWRNRYCDHRAALNSSEVLSESVGICEVQTHLTVRKEPIQIEFKEDSLSYMEKLLLKKYRRTPVNQFSSNQVNDLRPVQTLNEHHAAVIGGEGDEKGDDDDDDYLTVEDMKRYWATVFREEVLNTVSESTESSLKIEILDDSYGKDLDESSNFLVMEAGAMGMNKQRKTEPLKQSGRNPVSSEEISPEKTVFCSHLKRNAVKKESIKLKTTGRMLRSCKPRINNSKQPVNDKFETQLREDKDSQELHSACNSQSLVLPVITKSSLLQEVAHREKPVSTWYWGLEGFFVLGVNPKQVMLKAYSSLCAGSNAAKSSISVSGGGKWVIDRSLSEYGVDSVVQGVLENQLNRPSIGLKRQNFPNRMSPLMIMYPGNDSRGPWPTNMLCYKLARNCSTNTQSRPRSSPMHPLRVVTEISKDKCLDATEQDEDFLGCSADQEALLTLEKELQSCTNPQEKLHSSTSEDFHSTDFHKDLELKDHSGVDTLRDWDESQMDDAEEILKDKQQVLALQ, from the exons ATGAACATCAATGACTTTGTAGTACTCCCAGGTTCAAAAACAGGAACCTCAGTGAGATTAAAAGCAAA AAATGTGAGAGAACTACAGTTGGAGAAAGTACAGTTAGAACTAGAAAACaaggagatggagaagaaatTACGGCAACTACAATCAAACATgaatagagaaaaagaagagagaaa GAAATCAAGGGCTTATCACTGGAGATACGGACAGGCAGGGCCAATGACCATCCAAGCCCGAGTTTTGTCACAAAGCCATAAAAACACTAAG gTTTCTTCAGGAacagtgaaactgaaaatactcaAAGAACAGATTGAAG AGCCGGTGAAACAGTCAAATGTTGTAGCTTATGAagcttctgaaatgaaaagaataccATGTGGACAATGTGAAACTAGCAGTGCATTGCAG ACAGAATCCTGTATACCTGTTGGAGAATTAGAAGCTGTTCATCgtttctgcaaagaaataaatttggATGAATCAAAAATTCATCttgagcagaagaaaacaaataccagGCATCAGCTCACATCAGACAAGTCTTCATCTCTAACGTCAGTTGGTAGTGCTGAG CCCTCAGAATCAATCTGGACTGGCCTTGAAAGGCAGGAGAGTGGGTTGTTATTACGTGGTATGTTTAATGAGGAAGAATCTACACAGTCTTTTCAGGAAGCCTTGACTCAGTGGAGAAATAGATATTGTGATCACAGAGCTGCACTGAATTCCAGTGAGGTCCTATCAG AATCTGTGGGCATTTGTGAGGTACAGACCCACCTTACTGTCAGGAAAGAACCTATCCAAATTGAATTCAAGGAGGACAGCCTAAGCTACATGGAAAAGCTCTTGCTTAAGAAGTACAGAAG aacTCCTGTTAATCAATTTTCTAGTAATCAAGTTAATGATTTAAGACCTGTACAAACACTGAATGAACATCATGCTGCTGTGATCGGAGGAGAAGGAGATGAAAAaggagatgatgatgatgatgactaCTTAACAG TTGAAGATATGAAGAGATATTGGGCAACTGTTTTTAGAGAGGAAGTACTCAACACTGTTTCTGAGAGTACAGAGTCCTCTCTGAAGATTGAGATCCTTGATGAT tcttATGGCAAGGACTTGGACGAATCATCTAACTTTTTGGTGATGGAAGCTGGGGCTATGGGAAtgaataagcaaagaaaaactgaacCACTCAAGCAGTCTGGAAG AAATCctgtttcttctgaagaaatttcTCCAG AAAAAACGGTTTTCTGCAGTCATctcaaaagaaatgcagtgaaaaagGAGAGTATTAAATTAAAGACTACGGGAAGAATGCTTCGCTCTTGTAAACCACGTATAAACAACAGTAAACAACCAGTAAATGACAAATTTGAGACACAATTACGGGAAGACAAAGATTCACAGGAATTACACAGTGCCTGCAATAGCCAGAGTTTGGTTTTGCCTGTAATTACAAAGTCCTCA TTGTTACAGGAAGTAGCTCACAGAGAGAAACCTGTTTCTACATGGTATTGGGGACTTGaaggtttctttgttttaggtGTAAACCCTAAACAAGTAATGCTCAAAGCATATTCTTCACTGTGTGCTGGTTCCAATGCTGcaaaaagtagtatttcagtTTCAG gaGGTGGCAAGTGGGTTATTGACAGAAGCTTAAGTGAATATGGTGTTGACTCTGTAGTTCAGGGTGTCTTAGAAAATCAATTGAACAGACCTTCTATTGGtttgaaaagacaaaacttTCCAAATAGAATGTCTCCCTTGATGATAATGTACCCAG GGAATGATTCTAGAGGACCGTGGCCAACAAACATGCTGTGCTATAAATTGGCTAGAAATTGTTCAACAAACACTCAGTCAAGACCAAGGAGCTCACCTATGCATCCATTAAGAGTTGTTACTGAGATATCAAAAGACAAATGCCTTGATGCAACTGAACAGGATGAGGATTTTTTGGGATGTAGTGCTGACCAAGAAGCCCTACTTACTCTGGAAAAAGAATTACAAAGTTGTACAA atccTCAGGAAAAACTTCACAGCTCAACTTCTGAAGACTTCCATAGTACAGATTTCCACAAAGATTTGGAACTAAAAGACCACAGTGGAGTTGATACTTTAAG